A part of Spirochaetaceae bacterium genomic DNA contains:
- a CDS encoding Gfo/Idh/MocA family oxidoreductase — protein MSDATLRAGVIGATGRGNYGHGLGDAFAALDRTPVVAVADADRAGGAEAASRFGTDNHYRDYRDMFAREQLDVVAVSPRWTDQRRDMVVAAAEAGVKGIFCEKPFAATLADADAMMEACDRNGVRVVVAHRRAAAHEQRLKQIVDSGEIGDIQVMRGHGKGDHRAGSLDLMILGTHILDGIRYVAGSDVAWAHGHVTQDGRPVTTDDIKEGDEGVGLLAGNRVAAYYVFENGITAHYESFQGFPDDAHDHNRHLGFEVYGTRGIVSVRNSPGGELYLHRHDLWIPDTDTRPWERIRIPEWERQNSGLASNLMIVNELLAAIDEDRDVREVSSGADSRAALEMIMAVHESNRLGTRVPFPLANRDNPYATWLAQE, from the coding sequence ATGAGTGATGCAACGCTGCGCGCCGGGGTGATCGGCGCCACCGGCCGCGGCAACTACGGCCATGGCCTCGGAGACGCCTTCGCCGCCCTGGACCGCACCCCGGTGGTGGCGGTCGCGGACGCGGACCGGGCCGGCGGCGCCGAGGCGGCGAGCCGGTTCGGCACCGACAACCATTACCGCGACTACCGCGACATGTTCGCCCGCGAGCAACTCGACGTGGTGGCGGTGAGCCCGCGCTGGACCGACCAGCGCCGCGACATGGTGGTCGCGGCCGCGGAGGCTGGCGTCAAGGGCATCTTCTGCGAGAAGCCGTTCGCGGCCACCCTCGCCGACGCCGACGCCATGATGGAGGCGTGCGACCGGAACGGCGTGCGGGTGGTGGTGGCGCACCGGCGCGCCGCGGCCCACGAGCAGCGCCTCAAGCAGATCGTCGACTCGGGCGAGATCGGCGACATCCAGGTGATGCGCGGCCACGGCAAGGGCGACCACCGCGCCGGATCGCTGGACCTGATGATCCTCGGCACCCACATCCTGGACGGCATCCGCTACGTGGCCGGCAGCGACGTCGCCTGGGCGCACGGCCACGTGACCCAGGACGGGCGCCCGGTCACCACCGACGACATCAAGGAAGGCGACGAGGGCGTCGGCCTGCTGGCCGGCAACCGGGTGGCCGCCTACTACGTGTTCGAGAACGGCATCACCGCCCACTACGAGTCGTTCCAGGGCTTCCCGGACGACGCCCACGACCACAACCGCCACCTCGGCTTCGAAGTGTACGGCACCAGGGGCATCGTCTCGGTGCGCAATTCGCCGGGCGGCGAGCTGTACCTGCACCGTCACGACCTGTGGATCCCGGACACCGACACCCGCCCGTGGGAACGCATCCGCATTCCCGAGTGGGAGCGGCAGAACAGCGGCCTGGCGAGCAACCTGATGATCGTGAACGAGCTCCTGGCCGCCATCGACGAGGACCGCGACGTCCGCGAGGTGTCCTCCGGCGCCGACTCGCGCGCCGCGCTGGAGATGATCATGGCCGTGCACGAGTCCAACCGCCTCGGCACCCGCGTGCCCTTCCCGCTCGCCAACCGCGACAACCCCTACGCCACCTGGCTGGCGCAGGAGTAA
- a CDS encoding phytanoyl-CoA dioxygenase family protein, with protein sequence MSAAFTPSLSRQQLADFHDDGYLIVRDALSAKEAADLRGVVREQVQREAYPPRRSYPEPAKYTVSGNRMAEPGLAAIAEHPTVVGAVESALGGPAHLTASVAYLRTPGDKGGGAHSDYKRWRPVGSSMNWVFAIVPLNDFDPSFGPFMVSPGSHKLPRVIDPRAHVLDLTAPDREQLPPFIDPELKAGDLLVVNEHVWHQAPAGTTSEDRCGIFNKYCAADAPPAAGYYPYNRAALEALSDAGKRLLPVCFDRPLTTTRLLIECPTGFDSRFLLCREADSDAWELPGGEGWEEKSSGWDVGSRIGSLQALVHAQLGLDVPWMSYIEDWVEEDGVCRVYGYAADKVKVDALANGTCDWFTPGEMRYNLGDAHPICCALDAWERTDIVRGKGKACSQSKHQFE encoded by the coding sequence ATGAGTGCAGCCTTCACCCCATCCTTGAGCCGGCAGCAGCTTGCCGACTTTCACGACGACGGCTACCTGATCGTGCGCGACGCCCTGTCCGCCAAGGAGGCCGCCGACCTGCGCGGCGTGGTCCGGGAACAGGTGCAGCGTGAGGCCTATCCGCCGCGTCGTTCCTACCCGGAACCGGCCAAGTACACCGTCAGCGGCAACCGGATGGCGGAACCGGGATTGGCGGCGATTGCCGAGCATCCAACGGTGGTCGGGGCCGTGGAGTCGGCGCTCGGCGGCCCGGCGCACCTGACCGCGTCGGTCGCCTACCTGCGCACGCCGGGCGACAAGGGCGGCGGCGCCCACTCCGACTACAAGCGCTGGCGCCCGGTCGGCTCGTCCATGAACTGGGTGTTTGCCATCGTGCCGCTGAACGACTTCGATCCTTCGTTCGGTCCGTTCATGGTGTCGCCGGGGTCGCACAAGCTGCCGCGGGTCATCGACCCACGGGCGCACGTCCTGGACCTGACCGCTCCCGACCGGGAGCAACTGCCGCCGTTCATCGATCCGGAGTTGAAGGCCGGCGACCTGCTGGTGGTCAACGAGCATGTCTGGCACCAGGCTCCCGCCGGCACCACCAGTGAGGACCGCTGCGGCATCTTCAACAAGTACTGCGCCGCCGACGCGCCGCCCGCGGCGGGCTACTACCCGTACAACCGGGCCGCCTTGGAGGCCCTGAGCGACGCCGGCAAGCGCCTGCTGCCGGTCTGTTTCGACCGCCCGCTCACCACCACCCGGCTGCTGATCGAGTGCCCCACCGGTTTCGACTCCAGATTCCTGTTGTGCCGCGAGGCAGATTCGGATGCGTGGGAACTGCCCGGCGGCGAAGGCTGGGAAGAGAAATCGTCCGGCTGGGACGTCGGCTCACGGATCGGCTCGCTGCAAGCGCTGGTGCACGCCCAGCTTGGGTTGGACGTGCCCTGGATGTCCTACATCGAAGACTGGGTCGAGGAGGACGGCGTGTGCCGGGTATACGGTTATGCCGCCGACAAGGTGAAAGTCGATGCACTGGCGAACGGCACCTGCGACTGGTTTACGCCCGGCGAAATGCGCTACAATTTGGGCGACGCTCACCCGATATGCTGCGCGCTCGATGCCTGGGAGCGGACCGACATCGTCCGCGGCAAGGGCAAGGCGTGCAGCCAGAGCAAGCATCAATTCGAATAG
- a CDS encoding SDR family oxidoreductase translates to MKLGILDTFRLDGRVALVTGASRGFGEVIASALAEAGASLALLARGERVQEVARELSAEHGVACRAYRCDVSDPAAVEQAVAGVIADCGGLHIVVNNAGINIRGPIEELSLEQFRQVQDTNLTSMWLVCRAAAGHLKEQGYGRVINIGSLLSVLGMAERTPYAVSKGGVLQLTRVLALEWAQAGITVNCIIPGMFATELNLPLLGVPEIAARVVAKVPMGRWGEPREIAGLALYLAGDAASYVTGAALTIDGGWSVH, encoded by the coding sequence GTGAAGCTCGGCATTCTGGACACGTTTCGGCTGGACGGGCGGGTGGCGCTGGTGACCGGGGCCAGCCGCGGCTTCGGCGAGGTGATCGCCAGCGCGCTGGCGGAGGCGGGGGCGTCGCTGGCACTGCTGGCGCGCGGCGAGCGCGTGCAGGAAGTCGCGCGCGAGCTGAGCGCCGAGCACGGGGTGGCGTGCCGCGCCTACCGGTGCGACGTGAGCGACCCGGCCGCGGTGGAGCAGGCGGTGGCAGGTGTGATCGCGGACTGCGGCGGGCTTCACATCGTGGTGAACAACGCAGGCATCAACATCCGCGGGCCGATCGAGGAGCTGAGCCTGGAGCAGTTCCGGCAGGTGCAGGACACCAACCTCACCTCGATGTGGCTGGTGTGCCGTGCCGCCGCCGGCCACCTGAAGGAGCAGGGCTACGGACGGGTGATCAACATCGGCTCGCTGCTGTCGGTGCTCGGCATGGCCGAGCGCACCCCCTACGCGGTCAGCAAGGGCGGCGTGCTGCAACTCACCCGCGTGCTGGCGCTGGAGTGGGCGCAGGCCGGCATCACCGTCAACTGCATCATCCCCGGCATGTTCGCCACCGAGCTGAACCTCCCGTTGCTCGGCGTTCCCGAGATCGCCGCCCGCGTGGTGGCGAAGGTGCCGATGGGGCGCTGGGGCGAGCCGCGCGAGATTGCGGGGCTGGCCCTTTACCTGGCCGGCGATGCCGCGAGCTACGTCACCGGCGCCGCGCTGACCATCGACGGCGGCTGGAGCGTGCACTGA
- a CDS encoding DUF3524 domain-containing protein, translated as MSTLDILFLEPFYGGSHREFADGLVQHSRHRIDLHTLPARFWRWRMRGAALHFARAVARPADYDLLLVTDLMNVADLKALWGAECPPILLYVHENQLSYPKPEGEQRDFQFAFTDIASALAADVVVFNSRYHRDAYFAVLPEVLRRMPEYEPAWIPDALAAKARVLYPGCRLPAPSVEPAPGGATAVPTVDRGRAAEPWSAPSSESMGPPAASPPPESRAGGDAGAAGRQPGAADIASTVAGPARCAVRPGTPLMIWNHRWEFDKQPAAFFAALRRVQRAGVAFEVALLGENAQYVPQEFIAARKWLGERVVQYGYLPSRAAYLEWLGRGSVVVSTAIQENFGISVVEAVAAGCHPLLPNRLAYPEVIPAAFHEECLYDGDEALADRLIALLSSPPVKSPPGLAAAMRRYSWACLAEEYDNLFDAWRRMG; from the coding sequence GTGAGCACCCTGGACATCCTGTTCCTGGAGCCGTTCTACGGCGGCTCGCACCGCGAGTTCGCCGACGGCCTGGTGCAGCACTCCCGCCACCGGATCGATCTGCACACGCTGCCGGCGCGCTTCTGGCGCTGGCGGATGCGCGGCGCCGCGCTCCACTTTGCCCGCGCGGTGGCGCGCCCGGCGGACTACGACCTGCTGCTGGTCACCGACCTGATGAACGTGGCCGACCTGAAAGCCCTGTGGGGAGCGGAGTGTCCGCCGATCCTCCTGTACGTGCACGAGAATCAACTCAGCTATCCGAAACCGGAGGGCGAGCAGCGCGACTTTCAGTTCGCCTTTACCGACATCGCCTCGGCACTGGCCGCCGACGTGGTGGTGTTCAACTCCCGCTACCATCGCGACGCCTACTTCGCGGTGCTGCCGGAGGTGTTGCGGCGCATGCCGGAATACGAGCCGGCGTGGATTCCGGACGCGCTGGCGGCCAAGGCGCGCGTGCTGTACCCCGGCTGCCGATTGCCGGCGCCGTCCGTGGAACCGGCGCCGGGCGGCGCGACCGCGGTGCCGACTGTCGACCGCGGCCGTGCAGCCGAGCCTTGGTCGGCGCCGTCCTCGGAGAGCATGGGTCCGCCGGCGGCGTCCCCGCCGCCCGAGTCCCGCGCCGGCGGGGACGCCGGAGCAGCGGGACGGCAACCCGGCGCTGCCGACATCGCGTCAACGGTTGCGGGACCGGCACGTTGCGCGGTGAGGCCTGGAACACCCCTGATGATATGGAACCATCGCTGGGAGTTCGACAAGCAGCCGGCGGCGTTCTTCGCCGCCCTGCGCAGGGTGCAGCGGGCAGGGGTGGCGTTCGAGGTGGCGTTGCTCGGCGAGAACGCCCAGTACGTGCCGCAGGAGTTCATCGCCGCGCGCAAATGGCTCGGAGAAAGGGTGGTACAGTACGGCTATCTGCCGAGCCGGGCGGCATACCTGGAGTGGCTTGGCCGCGGCTCGGTGGTGGTGTCGACCGCCATCCAGGAGAACTTCGGCATCTCGGTGGTGGAGGCGGTGGCGGCGGGCTGCCATCCGTTGCTGCCCAACCGGCTCGCCTACCCGGAAGTGATCCCGGCGGCCTTCCACGAAGAATGCCTGTACGACGGCGACGAGGCCCTGGCCGACCGGTTGATCGCCCTGCTGTCGAGCCCGCCGGTGAAGTCGCCGCCGGGACTGGCCGCGGCCATGCGGCGCTACTCGTGGGCCTGCCTCGCTGAGGAATACGACAACCTGTTCGACGCATGGCGGCGAATGGGCTGA
- a CDS encoding class II aldolase and adducin N-terminal domain-containing protein, which yields MHRRRGYRVEIMAADRLALAAHGHPEMEYAEERIALACAFRWAARYDLHESVANHFSLAVNDAGTRFLMNPRGRHFSLIRAGELLLLDAEDDSTMQRPDAPDPTAWGLHGAIHRRVPHARCLLHVHSRYATVLACLADPALPPIDQNAMRFWGRVTVDEQFEGMGLDDEAERVASMAGDNPILLMRNHGVMVIGATVAQAFDDLYYFERACETYITALQTGRELKIPCDQVAATTRRQWLDYPDLSDDHFRELQAILDREDPSYRD from the coding sequence ATGCACCGACGACGGGGCTACCGTGTCGAGATCATGGCGGCCGACCGACTCGCACTTGCAGCTCACGGTCATCCCGAAATGGAATACGCCGAGGAGCGGATCGCGCTGGCCTGCGCGTTTCGGTGGGCGGCACGCTACGACCTGCACGAATCGGTGGCCAACCACTTCAGTCTGGCCGTGAACGACGCCGGCACGCGCTTCCTGATGAACCCGCGCGGGCGCCATTTCTCGCTGATCCGGGCCGGCGAGCTGCTCCTGCTCGATGCCGAGGACGACTCCACGATGCAGCGCCCGGACGCCCCCGACCCCACCGCCTGGGGGCTGCACGGTGCCATCCACCGCCGGGTGCCGCACGCGCGCTGCCTGCTGCACGTGCACTCGCGCTACGCCACGGTGCTCGCCTGCCTCGCCGACCCGGCGCTGCCGCCGATCGACCAGAACGCGATGCGCTTCTGGGGCCGCGTGACCGTGGACGAGCAGTTCGAGGGCATGGGCCTGGACGACGAGGCGGAGCGGGTGGCGTCGATGGCCGGCGACAACCCGATTCTGCTGATGCGCAACCACGGGGTGATGGTGATCGGCGCAACGGTTGCGCAGGCGTTCGACGACCTGTACTACTTCGAGCGCGCCTGCGAGACCTACATCACGGCGCTGCAAACCGGGCGCGAACTGAAGATCCCCTGCGACCAGGTGGCCGCGACGACACGCCGGCAGTGGCTCGACTATCCGGATCTGAGCGACGACCACTTCCGCGAACTGCAAGCGATTCTGGACCGCGAAGACCCATCCTACCGGGACTGA
- a CDS encoding DUF5615 family PIN-like protein: MKLLFDQNLSPRLIDRLASMYPESAHVRDLGLHRAVDRQVWKHAGENGYAIVSKDSDFHQLSFLYGHPPKVVWIRRGNCTTNEIEAILREFSTRLAEFDADEAASYLAIS, encoded by the coding sequence GTGAAGCTGCTCTTCGACCAGAATCTGTCGCCGCGATTGATCGACCGCCTTGCGAGTATGTATCCCGAATCCGCACATGTTCGGGATCTTGGTCTACACCGAGCCGTGGACCGGCAGGTGTGGAAACACGCAGGTGAGAACGGTTACGCCATTGTCTCGAAGGACTCCGACTTCCATCAGCTGAGCTTTCTGTACGGACACCCGCCGAAGGTGGTTTGGATCCGGAGGGGTAACTGCACCACTAATGAAATCGAGGCGATACTGCGCGAGTTCTCCACACGGTTGGCTGAGTTCGACGCGGACGAGGCCGCATCGTACTTGGCAATCTCGTAG
- a CDS encoding AAA family ATPase: protein MARAEDRDLFQARGAAEQASGAPLAARMRPRTLDEFVGQDHIVGPGRLLRRAIQADQLSSLIFYGPPGTGKTTLAQVIAGTTRARFTALNAVLAGVKQLREAIAAAREARDLHGQHTILFIDEVHRWNKAQQDALLPSVENGTIVLIGATTENPYFEVIKPLVSRSRIFQLQGLGREELERVARMALADTERGLGGYRSEVSEEAMEHLLNVANGDARSLLNALELAVTTTPAGADGVVRVDRLVAEESIQRRAVLYDKEGDAHYDTISAFIKSVRGSDPDAALYWMARMVYAGEDPRYLFRRMLILASEDIGMADPAAIGVVTACAAAFDYVGLPEGRFHLAEAALYLSTAPKSNSTLGFFDALRAVEAEREAQVPSSLRDGSRDAEGFGHGAGYQYPHAFTDHWVAQQYLPSELQGRVFYQPGDTGHERAIRDQVARRREANLAAAWEGTEQGGEILTNAGKDVQRDLDRWLERALSDAAGRLADERDRIVAAAGLQRHGVVLDLALGSGLLTFELLRRCPEGGVWALAPPEAKGVREQLAALPAAMQPTLVAEPAQIDPAVCFDAVVGRGVWRADGGQALVLAAAGALTEGGRLVLAEPLPERAPRLHEVLDLDGLDETDRAAVAAAEEAHYGARPALTGAEVEAALAPHVTGLTAEIVEQPGRLAVTRTLLERWFPNGAQVPATSYAHVLLTAGVSAAAVAALRRGLENRLGAVLDWRVATLFVTATGSPAGSR, encoded by the coding sequence ATGGCGAGAGCTGAAGATCGCGACCTGTTTCAGGCCCGCGGCGCGGCCGAGCAGGCGAGCGGCGCGCCGCTCGCGGCGCGCATGCGGCCGCGCACGCTGGACGAATTCGTCGGCCAGGACCACATCGTCGGGCCGGGGCGGCTGCTGCGGCGCGCGATCCAGGCAGACCAGCTCTCGTCGCTGATCTTCTACGGGCCGCCCGGCACCGGCAAGACCACCCTCGCGCAGGTGATCGCCGGCACCACCCGCGCCCGCTTCACGGCGCTGAACGCGGTGCTCGCCGGGGTGAAGCAGCTCCGCGAGGCGATCGCCGCGGCGCGCGAGGCGCGCGACCTGCACGGCCAGCACACCATCCTGTTCATCGACGAGGTGCACCGCTGGAACAAGGCGCAGCAGGACGCGCTGCTGCCGAGTGTCGAGAACGGCACCATCGTGCTGATCGGCGCCACCACCGAGAACCCCTACTTCGAGGTGATCAAGCCGCTGGTGAGCCGCAGCCGCATCTTCCAGCTCCAGGGGCTCGGGCGCGAGGAGCTGGAGCGGGTGGCCCGGATGGCGCTGGCCGACACCGAGCGCGGTTTGGGAGGCTACCGCTCCGAGGTAAGCGAGGAGGCGATGGAGCACCTGCTGAACGTGGCCAACGGCGACGCGCGCAGCCTGCTCAACGCCCTGGAACTGGCGGTCACCACCACGCCGGCCGGCGCGGACGGCGTGGTGCGCGTCGACCGTCTGGTGGCGGAGGAGTCGATCCAGCGCCGCGCGGTGCTGTACGACAAGGAGGGCGACGCCCACTACGACACCATCAGCGCGTTCATCAAGAGCGTGCGCGGCTCCGATCCCGACGCGGCGCTGTACTGGATGGCGCGCATGGTGTACGCGGGCGAGGATCCGCGCTACCTGTTCCGGCGCATGCTGATCCTGGCGTCCGAGGACATCGGCATGGCGGACCCGGCGGCGATCGGCGTGGTGACCGCCTGCGCCGCCGCGTTCGACTACGTGGGCCTGCCGGAGGGGCGCTTCCACCTGGCCGAGGCGGCGCTGTACCTGTCCACGGCGCCGAAGAGCAACAGCACCCTGGGCTTCTTCGACGCGCTGCGCGCGGTGGAGGCGGAGCGCGAGGCGCAGGTGCCGTCGTCGTTGCGCGACGGGAGCCGCGATGCCGAGGGGTTCGGCCACGGCGCCGGCTACCAGTATCCGCACGCCTTCACCGACCACTGGGTGGCGCAGCAGTACCTGCCGTCGGAGTTGCAGGGGCGGGTGTTCTACCAGCCCGGCGACACCGGCCACGAGCGCGCCATCCGCGACCAGGTGGCGCGCCGCCGCGAAGCCAACCTGGCGGCCGCCTGGGAGGGCACCGAGCAAGGCGGCGAGATCCTGACCAACGCCGGCAAGGACGTGCAGCGCGACCTGGACCGCTGGCTGGAGCGGGCGCTGTCCGACGCCGCCGGGCGGCTGGCCGATGAGCGCGACCGCATCGTGGCGGCGGCCGGCCTGCAGCGCCACGGCGTGGTACTGGACCTGGCGCTCGGCAGCGGCCTGCTCACCTTCGAACTGCTGCGCCGCTGCCCGGAGGGCGGCGTGTGGGCGCTGGCGCCGCCGGAGGCCAAGGGCGTGCGCGAGCAACTGGCCGCCCTGCCCGCCGCCATGCAGCCCACCCTGGTGGCGGAGCCGGCGCAGATCGACCCGGCGGTGTGCTTCGACGCCGTGGTGGGCCGCGGCGTGTGGCGGGCGGACGGTGGGCAAGCGCTGGTGCTGGCCGCCGCCGGCGCCCTGACCGAGGGCGGACGCCTGGTGCTGGCCGAGCCGCTGCCGGAACGGGCTCCGCGGCTGCACGAGGTGCTGGACCTCGACGGGCTGGACGAGACCGACCGCGCCGCCGTCGCCGCCGCCGAGGAAGCGCACTACGGCGCCCGCCCGGCACTCACCGGCGCCGAAGTCGAGGCCGCCCTGGCGCCGCACGTCACCGGCCTGACCGCCGAGATCGTGGAACAGCCGGGCCGGCTGGCAGTGACGCGCACCCTCCTGGAACGCTGGTTCCCGAACGGCGCGCAGGTTCCCGCCACTTCCTACGCCCACGTGCTGCTGACCGCCGGCGTCTCCGCCGCGGCAGTCGCGGCCCTGCGCCGCGGACTCGAAAACCGCCTCGGCGCCGTGCTCGACTGGCGCGTCGCCACCCTGTTCGTGACCGCAACCGGTTCGCCGGCTGGCAGCCGGTAG